A portion of the Hyalangium minutum genome contains these proteins:
- the asd gene encoding archaetidylserine decarboxylase (Phosphatidylserine decarboxylase is synthesized as a single chain precursor. Generation of the pyruvoyl active site from a Ser is coupled to cleavage of a Gly-Ser bond between the larger (beta) and smaller (alpha chains). It is an integral membrane protein.), translating to MNEQTFMKLMQLLPKSALSSAVGLATRLPAPAPVHRMAMKAFAKAYNVDMDEAEHAFDRYSTFAEFFTRGLKPGLRPVDAGEKVVVSPVDGRVSQVGYSDNGRCLQAKGIEYTVDELLGDKEAAKPFHGGAWTTIYLSPRDYHRIHAPLGGMITGYAYIPGEFWPVNPASVKNKQSLFCVNERLVTYLDTVAGKCAVVKVGATCVSRIKAAYDEVITHAGKPGKVHAYSTHLPVEKGGELGRFEMGSTVILLFEPKRVKWEDGLQPEEVVRLGRRIGEIV from the coding sequence ATGAACGAACAGACTTTCATGAAGTTGATGCAGCTCCTGCCCAAGTCCGCCCTCTCGTCTGCGGTGGGGCTGGCCACGCGGTTGCCGGCGCCGGCTCCGGTGCACCGGATGGCGATGAAGGCCTTCGCCAAGGCGTACAACGTGGACATGGACGAGGCGGAGCACGCGTTCGATCGGTACTCCACCTTCGCGGAGTTCTTCACCCGCGGGCTGAAGCCGGGCTTGCGCCCGGTCGACGCGGGCGAGAAGGTGGTGGTGTCTCCGGTGGACGGGCGGGTGTCCCAGGTGGGCTACTCGGACAACGGGCGGTGCCTGCAGGCCAAGGGCATCGAGTACACGGTGGACGAGCTGCTCGGGGACAAGGAAGCCGCCAAGCCGTTCCACGGGGGCGCCTGGACGACGATCTACCTGTCGCCTCGGGACTACCACCGCATCCACGCGCCGTTGGGCGGGATGATCACGGGCTACGCGTACATTCCGGGCGAGTTCTGGCCGGTGAACCCGGCGTCCGTGAAGAACAAGCAGTCGCTGTTCTGCGTGAACGAGCGGCTGGTGACGTACCTGGACACCGTGGCGGGCAAGTGCGCCGTGGTGAAGGTGGGCGCCACGTGCGTGTCGCGAATCAAGGCGGCGTATGACGAAGTCATCACCCACGCGGGCAAGCCGGGGAAGGTGCACGCGTACTCGACGCACCTGCCGGTGGAGAAGGGCGGGGAGCTGGGCCGCTTCGAGATGGGGTCCACGGTGATCCTGCTGTTCGAGCCCAAGCGCGTGAAGTGGGAAGACGGCCTGCAGCCGGAGGAAGTGGTGCGGCTGGGGCGGCGCATCGGGGAGATTGTGTGA
- a CDS encoding RluA family pseudouridine synthase, with amino-acid sequence MTGVRVLHEGAGLLVVAKPPGVLVIPGRGEGGPSLREQLEEQLRRKVFVVHRLDRDTSGVLVFALDAERHRALSQAFESGKVKKRYRALVEGRVDAPQLVDAALVPGRKGRMRVARPGEQGKPSRTRIRPVETFAKASLVEAEPLTGRTHQIRVHLLELKHPLLVDHQYGRAEPLTEKDLGGSGDAVVLARTPLHAARLEWPALSGVEARAFEAPLPDDMARALELLRQAPA; translated from the coding sequence GTGACCGGAGTCCGCGTTCTCCATGAGGGCGCGGGGCTGCTCGTGGTGGCCAAGCCCCCGGGGGTGCTCGTCATCCCCGGGCGCGGCGAGGGCGGGCCCTCCCTGCGCGAGCAGCTGGAGGAGCAGCTGCGCCGCAAGGTCTTCGTGGTGCACCGCCTGGATCGGGACACCTCCGGGGTGCTCGTGTTCGCCCTGGATGCCGAGCGGCACCGCGCGCTCTCCCAGGCCTTCGAGTCCGGCAAGGTCAAGAAGCGCTACCGGGCGCTGGTGGAGGGCAGGGTGGACGCGCCCCAGCTGGTGGACGCGGCGCTGGTGCCCGGGCGAAAGGGGCGCATGCGCGTGGCGCGCCCCGGCGAGCAGGGCAAGCCCTCGCGCACGCGCATCCGGCCCGTGGAGACCTTCGCGAAGGCCTCACTGGTAGAGGCCGAGCCCCTCACGGGCCGCACGCACCAGATCCGCGTGCACCTGCTGGAGCTGAAACACCCGCTGCTGGTGGACCACCAATATGGTCGCGCCGAACCGCTCACAGAGAAGGATCTCGGCGGTTCAGGCGATGCGGTGGTGCTGGCCAGGACGCCTCTGCATGCGGCGCGGCTGGAGTGGCCCGCGCTCTCAGGTGTAGAGGCGCGAGCGTTCGAAGCGCCTCTGCCCGACGACATGGCCCGGGCCCTGGAGCTGTTGCGGCAAGCCCCCGCCTGA
- a CDS encoding ABC transporter ATP-binding protein: MIQVVDLHKTFGAQKVLTGINVTVPEGKTCVILGGSGSGKTVLMKHMIGLLKPDQGQVFVDGEDIVPLGDSEIERVRRKFGMVFQAAALFDSMNVFENVAFPLREHRKGWSEEQVRAAVRAKLDIMGLPVSVESKFPADLSGGMRKRVGLARAVVLEPKIVLYDEPTTGLDPITTAYVDEMILEAQAKLKVTSVVISHDIASAFNVGDYIAFLSKGLIIEFGPPEQLRNSENPVVKNFLQTWFDKN, encoded by the coding sequence ATGATTCAGGTCGTCGATCTCCACAAGACGTTTGGGGCCCAGAAGGTGCTCACCGGCATCAATGTGACGGTCCCCGAGGGCAAGACGTGCGTCATCCTGGGGGGCTCGGGCTCCGGGAAGACGGTGCTGATGAAGCACATGATCGGCCTGCTCAAGCCGGACCAGGGCCAGGTCTTCGTGGACGGGGAGGACATCGTCCCCCTGGGCGACTCGGAGATAGAGCGGGTGCGGCGCAAGTTCGGCATGGTGTTCCAGGCCGCGGCGCTCTTCGACTCGATGAACGTGTTCGAGAACGTGGCCTTCCCCCTGCGCGAGCACCGCAAGGGCTGGAGCGAGGAGCAGGTGCGCGCCGCTGTCCGCGCCAAGCTGGACATCATGGGCCTGCCGGTGTCCGTGGAGTCCAAGTTCCCGGCGGATCTGTCCGGCGGCATGCGCAAGCGCGTGGGCCTGGCCCGCGCCGTGGTGCTCGAGCCGAAGATCGTCCTCTATGACGAGCCCACCACGGGCCTGGACCCCATCACCACCGCCTACGTGGACGAGATGATCCTGGAGGCCCAGGCCAAGCTCAAAGTCACGAGCGTGGTCATCAGCCACGACATCGCCTCGGCCTTCAACGTAGGGGACTACATCGCCTTCCTGTCCAAGGGGCTCATCATCGAGTTCGGCCCGCCCGAGCAGTTGCGCAACTCCGAGAACCCCGTGGTCAAGAATTTCCTACAGACGTGGTTCGACAAGAACTGA
- a CDS encoding MlaE family ABC transporter permease: MATENADKAPKDPHPLLQGIENFGKGAIGVVSDIGGVTYLGIQVFRWAFKRPYRLQNMFSQLDFVGVGSIFIVALTGVFTGMVFAHQSSRAFELFDAESMVGPTVALTLTRELAPVFSALMVTMRAGSAMCTELGTMRVTEQVDALETMAVNPIQYLLVPRVLSGLIMVPVLTMLFNTTGMCGSYFVSVVAKGISAGTFLNRTQQWLDPIDLYEGLIKGAIFGLSVTLVCCYKGFNASGGAKGVGQATTEAMVASALSIFILDFFVGVMLH, from the coding sequence ATGGCCACCGAGAACGCAGACAAGGCGCCCAAGGATCCCCACCCGCTGCTCCAGGGGATCGAGAACTTCGGCAAAGGGGCCATCGGAGTGGTCTCCGACATCGGCGGGGTGACGTACCTGGGCATCCAGGTCTTCCGCTGGGCATTCAAGCGGCCTTACCGGCTGCAGAACATGTTCTCCCAGCTGGACTTCGTGGGGGTGGGCTCCATCTTCATCGTGGCGCTCACGGGGGTGTTCACCGGCATGGTGTTCGCCCACCAGTCCTCGCGCGCCTTCGAGCTGTTCGACGCGGAGAGCATGGTGGGCCCCACCGTGGCGCTCACCCTCACGCGCGAGCTGGCCCCGGTGTTCTCCGCCCTCATGGTCACCATGCGCGCTGGCTCGGCCATGTGCACGGAGCTGGGCACCATGCGCGTCACCGAGCAGGTGGACGCGCTGGAGACCATGGCCGTCAACCCCATTCAATACCTGCTGGTCCCCCGGGTGCTCTCCGGCCTCATCATGGTCCCGGTGCTCACCATGCTCTTCAACACCACGGGCATGTGCGGCTCGTACTTCGTGTCGGTGGTGGCCAAGGGCATCTCCGCCGGTACCTTCCTCAACCGCACCCAGCAGTGGCTGGACCCCATCGATCTCTATGAGGGCCTCATCAAGGGCGCCATCTTCGGGCTCTCGGTGACGCTGGTGTGCTGCTACAAGGGGTTCAACGCCTCGGGCGGCGCCAAGGGCGTCGGCCAGGCGACCACGGAGGCGATGGTGGCCAGCGCGCTCTCCATCTTCATCCTGGATTTCTTCGTCGGCGTGATGCTGCACTAG
- a CDS encoding choice-of-anchor A family protein, translating to MGSGHEQIWNLGHRLRALSLVVLASCGSAVDEAAAPAQQRSTLTSGTCEVRPPFTPNFEPELEWQWTGSTVLPNHKQVMMTPVVVDVNGDSIPDVVFNAFAGNNYTENGVMRAISGDDGHDLWTVTNTAYEVRGAASIAAGDIDGDGLVELCTVPENGLGVICFENDGTFKFRTPGQSASNWGGPSLADLDGDGTVEILDGNSVYSNTGALKWRGSDGAGGASGTGPLSFAVDIDQDAETRQLEVVNDRAIYRADGTPLCVNTSIGHGLSGVANFDSDPKGEVVVVWGGYVTLMDDNCQTLWTTAIPGGGQGGPPNIADFDNDGQPEIGVAGATMYSVLDTNGVVLWSSPTQDGSSNRTGSSTFDFEGDGRAEVAYADETQLRIYDGATGQIRFQVAHSSGTTYENPVIVDVDHDNNAEIVIASNNYAFAGEAGIRVFRDKRDGWVNTRAIWNQHAYSVTNVNDDGTIPLHPATNWLTAGLNTFRSNSQGSGSTSPFAAADLVASEVSGTCDSSTQRVTLTARVRNQGDAAASAGLPVAFYRGNSASGGTLLGVAHVEAVLAAGAEAWVTLPIDAISGGPYTVFAVADANGNGESRELECREDNNAGSASVSLSCAPAGGSCIEVRLNDYNLFLLGNYTEGHDLVGKAAVGGNVTMTDFAVGSGLPGPDFSNTLVAGGNLTLAHGAVWGDAVYGGTYSADTTVSYPRGTVSKGTPIDFTARFEQLRSLSSQLAGLPVNGTTSRRSWGGVMLTGTSPDVNVFDMPASIFAGATLLSITAPEGSLAVLNIHGTSAYFNAFGHSFSGGINQRGVLFNFVEATTLNAQGYGFWGTVLAPHADVTFFEGSWDGGLYAKSLTGNAEGHINPLNDHDICLQ from the coding sequence ATGGGCAGCGGTCACGAACAGATTTGGAACCTAGGGCATCGACTGAGGGCACTGTCCCTCGTGGTGCTCGCATCGTGCGGGAGCGCGGTCGACGAGGCCGCCGCTCCCGCTCAACAGCGCTCGACCCTCACCTCTGGCACGTGCGAGGTGAGGCCTCCTTTCACCCCGAACTTCGAGCCCGAGCTGGAGTGGCAGTGGACGGGCAGCACCGTTCTCCCCAACCACAAGCAGGTGATGATGACGCCTGTGGTGGTGGACGTGAACGGTGACAGCATCCCCGACGTCGTCTTCAACGCCTTCGCAGGCAACAACTACACCGAGAACGGCGTCATGCGCGCCATCAGCGGTGATGACGGCCACGACCTGTGGACGGTGACGAACACCGCCTATGAGGTCCGCGGCGCCGCCAGCATCGCAGCTGGAGACATTGATGGGGACGGGCTCGTAGAGCTGTGTACCGTCCCCGAGAATGGCCTCGGCGTCATCTGCTTCGAGAACGATGGAACGTTCAAGTTCCGCACCCCCGGCCAGTCGGCCAGCAACTGGGGTGGCCCCTCGCTCGCGGATCTGGATGGCGATGGCACCGTGGAGATCCTCGACGGCAACAGCGTCTACTCCAACACTGGCGCGCTGAAGTGGCGCGGCAGTGATGGAGCCGGTGGGGCCTCGGGTACAGGCCCGCTCTCCTTCGCCGTGGACATCGACCAGGATGCGGAGACCCGCCAACTGGAGGTCGTCAACGATCGCGCCATCTACCGCGCCGACGGCACTCCGCTGTGCGTGAACACCAGCATCGGCCATGGCCTCTCGGGCGTGGCCAACTTCGACAGCGACCCCAAGGGCGAAGTGGTTGTCGTGTGGGGCGGCTATGTGACGCTCATGGACGACAACTGCCAGACCCTGTGGACCACCGCGATCCCCGGAGGCGGGCAGGGTGGGCCACCCAACATCGCCGACTTCGACAACGACGGGCAGCCGGAGATCGGCGTGGCGGGCGCCACGATGTACTCGGTGCTGGACACGAACGGCGTCGTGCTCTGGTCCAGCCCCACGCAGGATGGGAGCTCCAACCGCACCGGCTCCTCCACCTTCGACTTCGAGGGCGATGGCCGCGCCGAGGTCGCCTACGCCGACGAGACCCAGCTGCGCATCTATGACGGCGCCACGGGCCAGATTCGCTTCCAGGTGGCCCACAGCTCGGGCACCACGTACGAGAACCCCGTCATCGTCGACGTGGACCACGACAACAACGCGGAGATCGTCATCGCCTCCAACAACTATGCCTTCGCGGGCGAGGCGGGCATCCGCGTCTTCAGGGACAAGCGGGACGGCTGGGTGAACACCCGCGCCATCTGGAACCAGCACGCCTACTCCGTCACCAACGTCAACGACGACGGCACCATCCCCCTGCACCCAGCCACCAACTGGCTCACGGCAGGCCTGAACACCTTCCGCTCCAACAGCCAGGGCAGCGGCTCCACCAGCCCCTTCGCCGCAGCGGATCTGGTCGCCTCGGAGGTGTCAGGCACCTGTGACAGCAGCACCCAGCGCGTGACGCTCACGGCCCGGGTGCGCAACCAGGGCGATGCGGCCGCCTCCGCGGGCCTGCCCGTCGCCTTCTACCGGGGCAACTCAGCCTCCGGCGGCACGCTGCTCGGCGTGGCCCATGTGGAGGCCGTGCTCGCCGCGGGTGCCGAGGCCTGGGTGACTCTGCCCATCGACGCGATCTCCGGCGGGCCGTACACCGTCTTCGCCGTGGCGGATGCCAACGGCAACGGCGAGAGCCGGGAGCTGGAGTGCCGCGAGGACAACAACGCGGGCTCGGCCTCCGTGAGCCTCTCGTGCGCCCCCGCGGGCGGCAGCTGCATCGAGGTCCGGCTCAACGACTACAACCTGTTCCTGCTCGGGAACTACACCGAGGGCCATGACCTCGTGGGCAAGGCCGCCGTGGGCGGCAATGTCACGATGACGGACTTCGCCGTGGGCTCCGGGCTCCCGGGCCCCGACTTCTCCAACACCCTGGTGGCCGGCGGCAACCTGACCCTCGCGCATGGCGCCGTCTGGGGTGACGCCGTCTACGGAGGCACCTACAGCGCCGACACCACCGTGTCCTATCCGCGCGGCACCGTGTCCAAGGGCACGCCCATCGACTTCACCGCCCGGTTCGAACAGCTGCGCAGCCTGTCCTCCCAGCTGGCCGGCCTGCCCGTCAACGGCACCACCAGCCGCAGGTCTTGGGGCGGCGTCATGCTGACCGGCACGAGCCCGGACGTGAACGTGTTCGACATGCCAGCCAGCATCTTCGCGGGCGCCACGCTGCTGTCCATCACCGCGCCTGAAGGCTCCCTGGCGGTGCTCAACATCCACGGCACCTCGGCCTACTTCAACGCGTTCGGCCACTCGTTCAGCGGCGGCATCAACCAGCGCGGCGTCCTCTTCAACTTCGTGGAGGCCACCACCCTCAACGCCCAGGGCTACGGCTTCTGGGGCACCGTGCTCGCCCCGCATGCCGACGTCACCTTCTTCGAGGGGAGCTGGGATGGCGGCCTGTACGCGAAGTCGCTGACGGGCAACGCCGAGGGCCACATCAACCCGCTCAACGACCACGACATCTGCCTGCAGTAG
- a CDS encoding MlaD family protein, whose amino-acid sequence MKKLVTPFRVGLLVLAAGAFFFAFFVFAKKGGLSEKESINVFAYFRDASGLSAKSRVQIAGIAVGEITAISLEGTRAKVWLRIRNDVELRQDAILTKRSESLLGDYLLDLNPGTEQGATMEEGGQIKRVIDTQGMEAVFQSLSQITADIQQVTAALRDVLGGERGAGSLQRIVENLIHLSESVDNTVRTSGEKLNAILTNFEGVSADVRGLTAENEAEVTRIVNNIEGITKDVREVLATVKHVVGTNEGDLKEGVSSLKDTIQKLDRTLGNLEQITQTVREGEGTVGALLADKQLGQKLTEAVSDVTDYANRLTGMQTEVGLNASYLLSQGRAKNGVSLRLIPKPDKYYLLEIIDDPRGLVEVQVVQNNPPASGEPVVQTQKIIKETYKISAQFAKRYYFTTLRFGLIESTGGVGADLHFLKDALELKLDAFNFSAEELRYPRLRATLRAQAFEHLFVMAGMDDILNAQQRDTATQRLIAGRDFFFGGGLFFTDDDLKALLPSVPSP is encoded by the coding sequence GTGAAGAAGCTCGTCACGCCGTTCCGTGTAGGACTGCTGGTGCTCGCCGCTGGGGCCTTCTTCTTCGCGTTCTTCGTGTTCGCGAAGAAGGGAGGTTTGAGCGAGAAGGAGTCCATCAACGTCTTCGCGTACTTCCGGGACGCCTCGGGCCTGAGCGCGAAGAGCCGCGTGCAGATCGCCGGTATCGCCGTGGGAGAGATCACCGCCATCTCCCTGGAGGGCACTCGCGCCAAGGTGTGGCTGCGCATCCGCAATGACGTGGAGCTGCGCCAGGACGCCATCCTCACCAAGCGCTCCGAGTCCCTGCTGGGCGACTACCTGCTCGACTTGAACCCTGGCACCGAGCAGGGCGCTACCATGGAGGAGGGCGGGCAGATCAAACGGGTGATCGACACCCAGGGCATGGAAGCCGTCTTCCAGTCCCTCAGCCAGATCACCGCGGACATCCAACAGGTGACGGCGGCGCTGCGGGACGTGCTCGGTGGAGAGCGCGGCGCGGGCTCGCTGCAGCGGATTGTGGAGAACCTCATCCACCTGTCCGAGTCCGTGGACAACACGGTGCGCACCAGCGGCGAGAAGCTCAACGCCATCCTCACCAACTTCGAGGGCGTCTCCGCGGACGTGCGCGGGCTGACCGCCGAGAACGAGGCGGAAGTCACCCGCATCGTCAACAACATCGAGGGCATCACCAAGGACGTGCGCGAGGTGTTGGCCACCGTGAAGCACGTGGTGGGCACCAACGAGGGAGACCTGAAGGAAGGCGTCTCCAGCCTGAAGGACACGATCCAGAAGCTGGACCGGACCCTGGGCAACCTGGAGCAGATCACCCAGACGGTGCGCGAAGGGGAGGGCACCGTGGGCGCGCTGCTGGCCGACAAGCAGCTGGGCCAGAAGCTCACCGAGGCCGTCTCGGACGTGACGGACTACGCCAACCGGCTCACCGGCATGCAGACCGAGGTGGGGTTGAACGCCTCGTACCTGCTGTCCCAGGGCCGCGCCAAGAACGGCGTGTCCCTGCGCCTCATCCCCAAGCCGGACAAGTACTACCTGCTCGAGATCATCGACGATCCCCGGGGCCTCGTAGAGGTGCAGGTGGTCCAGAACAACCCGCCCGCCTCCGGCGAGCCGGTGGTGCAGACGCAGAAGATCATCAAAGAGACGTACAAGATCAGCGCCCAGTTCGCGAAGCGCTACTACTTCACCACCCTGCGCTTCGGCCTCATCGAGTCCACCGGTGGCGTGGGCGCGGACTTGCACTTCCTCAAGGACGCGCTGGAGCTGAAGCTGGACGCCTTCAACTTCTCCGCCGAGGAGCTGCGCTACCCCCGGCTGCGCGCCACCCTGCGCGCCCAGGCCTTCGAGCACCTGTTCGTCATGGCCGGCATGGATGACATCCTCAACGCCCAGCAGCGCGACACGGCCACCCAGCGCCTGATCGCCGGCCGGGACTTCTTCTTCGGCGGCGGCCTCTTCTTCACGGATGATGACCTGAAGGCCCTTCTTCCGTCCGTGCCCTCTCCTTGA
- a CDS encoding TIGR02266 family protein: MEGAAVEDLASMDNRKSGRVTSRMRCWCEGDNVTLYSRVGNLSEGGLFLRTSTPMREGTRTAVRLGAGEESGQAFQTMAKVVWTRQNGKSWPPGMGLQFEPLDATSLERLRQIISHERARWPEA; encoded by the coding sequence ATGGAAGGCGCTGCTGTGGAGGACCTCGCTTCGATGGACAACCGGAAGTCCGGACGGGTGACATCCCGCATGCGCTGCTGGTGCGAGGGTGACAACGTCACCCTGTACTCGCGGGTGGGCAACCTGAGCGAGGGCGGTCTCTTCCTGCGGACGAGCACCCCGATGCGAGAGGGGACTCGGACGGCGGTCCGTCTGGGGGCAGGGGAGGAGAGCGGGCAGGCTTTCCAGACAATGGCCAAGGTCGTCTGGACGCGCCAGAATGGCAAGTCGTGGCCGCCTGGAATGGGGCTGCAGTTCGAGCCGCTGGATGCTACCAGTCTGGAGCGGCTCAGGCAGATCATCTCCCACGAGCGCGCGCGCTGGCCCGAGGCTTGA
- a CDS encoding metallophosphoesterase family protein, with the protein MRIAVISDIHSNIEALTEVLRTADRHKVDRIVSLGDIVGYGASPNECCDLVRSVTEVTLLGNHDAAVAGRMDYSYYYDAARHALDWSASVLAEENLSWLRSLPYTYRIGEVGFCHGSPIEPKAYEYIFALEQARELTPFVAELPEVTFIGHSHLCKAFAIGNGEVNDVVAQKFGIRRGYKYIISVGSVGQPRDYDNRACFVICDTDARTVEYTRVEYDIETAAQKIFDADLALNFGKRLFLGV; encoded by the coding sequence ATGCGGATCGCAGTCATCTCCGATATCCACTCCAACATCGAGGCGCTCACCGAGGTGCTCCGCACGGCCGACCGCCACAAGGTGGACCGGATCGTCTCGCTGGGAGACATCGTCGGCTACGGGGCCTCGCCCAACGAGTGCTGTGACTTGGTGCGCTCGGTGACGGAGGTGACGCTGCTGGGCAACCACGATGCCGCGGTGGCCGGGCGGATGGACTACTCGTACTACTACGACGCGGCCCGGCACGCGCTGGACTGGTCCGCCAGCGTGCTCGCGGAGGAGAACCTCTCGTGGCTGCGCAGCCTGCCGTACACGTACCGCATTGGCGAGGTGGGCTTCTGCCACGGCTCGCCCATTGAGCCCAAGGCGTACGAGTACATCTTCGCGCTGGAGCAGGCCCGGGAGCTGACGCCCTTCGTGGCGGAGCTGCCGGAGGTGACGTTCATCGGCCACAGCCACCTGTGCAAGGCGTTCGCGATCGGCAACGGCGAGGTGAATGACGTGGTGGCCCAGAAGTTCGGCATCCGCCGGGGCTACAAGTACATCATCTCGGTGGGCAGCGTGGGGCAGCCTCGGGACTACGACAACCGGGCGTGCTTCGTCATCTGCGACACGGACGCGCGCACGGTGGAGTACACCCGCGTGGAGTACGACATTGAAACGGCCGCGCAGAAGATCTTCGACGCGGATCTGGCGCTGAACTTCGGCAAGCGCCTGTTCCTGGGCGTCTGA
- the hisS gene encoding histidine--tRNA ligase, whose protein sequence is MNDLLPGELGGDMAPVEVWQHVERTTRELFARFGYGEIRTPMVEDTALFVRSVGEETDIVGKEMYTFEDKGGRSLSLRPEGTAPAVRAFIEHSVANQEPLTRWYYIGPMFRYERMKTGRYRQFFQIGAEAIGSREAAQDVELMDMVVQLLEALGLKEVSLNLNSLGDDACRPAYHQKLVEYLTAHREELCGDCQRRLETNPMRVLDCKNEKCQAVVQAAPNILQFLCEPCKAHFDEVKRKLDALGVKYVVNPKIVRGLDYYTRTTFEFIAAHPALGTASTVGGGGRYDKLLKGLGGPDLPAVGFGLGLDRLTLLLKESGQKFSTPPDVFIAVADEGSGDAAFALASKLRREGLKVEFDTRGGSLKSQMKRADKTKARYTLVLGQAERESGKGQLKRMADGQQFPVALSEIVQTVRSAPPA, encoded by the coding sequence ATGAATGATCTGCTGCCCGGGGAGCTGGGCGGCGACATGGCACCGGTGGAGGTGTGGCAGCACGTGGAGCGCACGACTCGGGAGCTGTTTGCCCGGTTCGGCTATGGCGAGATCCGCACGCCGATGGTGGAGGACACGGCGCTCTTCGTGCGCAGCGTGGGCGAGGAGACGGACATCGTCGGCAAGGAGATGTACACGTTCGAGGACAAGGGCGGGCGGAGCTTGTCCCTGCGTCCGGAGGGCACGGCACCGGCGGTGCGGGCGTTCATCGAGCACTCGGTGGCGAACCAGGAGCCGCTGACGCGCTGGTACTACATCGGCCCGATGTTCCGGTACGAGCGGATGAAGACGGGCCGCTACCGGCAGTTCTTCCAGATTGGGGCGGAGGCCATCGGCTCGCGCGAGGCGGCGCAGGACGTGGAGCTGATGGACATGGTGGTGCAGTTGCTGGAGGCGCTGGGGCTGAAGGAGGTGTCGCTGAACCTGAACTCGCTCGGGGATGACGCGTGCCGGCCGGCGTACCACCAGAAGCTGGTGGAGTACCTGACGGCGCACCGGGAGGAGCTGTGCGGGGACTGCCAGCGGCGGCTCGAGACCAACCCGATGCGGGTGTTGGACTGCAAGAACGAGAAGTGCCAGGCGGTGGTCCAGGCGGCGCCGAACATCCTCCAGTTCCTGTGTGAGCCGTGCAAGGCGCACTTTGACGAGGTGAAGCGCAAGCTGGACGCGCTGGGCGTGAAGTACGTGGTCAACCCGAAGATTGTGCGCGGGCTGGACTACTACACGCGCACGACGTTCGAGTTCATCGCGGCGCACCCGGCGCTGGGGACGGCGAGCACGGTGGGCGGCGGCGGCCGGTACGACAAGCTGTTGAAGGGCCTGGGCGGGCCGGACCTGCCGGCGGTGGGGTTCGGGCTGGGGCTGGACCGGCTGACGCTGCTGCTGAAGGAGAGCGGGCAGAAGTTCAGCACGCCTCCGGACGTGTTCATCGCGGTGGCGGACGAGGGCTCGGGAGACGCGGCGTTCGCGCTGGCGAGCAAGCTGCGGCGCGAGGGGCTCAAGGTGGAGTTCGACACGCGCGGCGGCAGCCTGAAGAGCCAGATGAAGCGGGCCGACAAGACGAAGGCGCGCTACACGCTGGTGCTCGGACAGGCGGAGCGGGAGAGCGGGAAGGGTCAGCTCAAGCGGATGGCGGACGGCCAGCAGTTCCCGGTGGCCCTGTCCGAGATTGTCCAGACCGTGCGCTCCGCGCCGCCGGCCTGA
- a CDS encoding PfkB family carbohydrate kinase has product MSLLVVGSVALDSVETPFGKKEEVLGGSATFFSTAASFFNPVQLVAVVGEDFPEAHVQFLKARGIGLDGLTREKGRTFRWKGKYGFQLNEAQTLDTQLNVFQDFAPKLPEAYKGAPYVFLGNIHPELQSQVLDQVKGPKLVAADTMNFWINGTREALLKTLKRVNLLFVNDAEIRQLSGEHNIVKAARAVHTMGPSRVVVKRGEYGALLFEKDHIFACPAFPLEDVFDPTGAGDTFAGGFMGTLATAGRFEPDVIRRAMVMGSVMASFAVERFSLDRLRDLTQPEIHKRFSEFKRLTHFEDLAALQA; this is encoded by the coding sequence ATGTCTCTGCTCGTCGTCGGCTCGGTCGCGCTGGATTCGGTGGAAACCCCTTTCGGTAAGAAGGAAGAGGTGCTGGGTGGCTCGGCCACCTTCTTCTCCACCGCTGCCTCCTTCTTCAACCCCGTGCAGCTGGTCGCCGTGGTGGGTGAGGACTTCCCCGAGGCCCACGTCCAGTTCCTCAAGGCCCGCGGCATCGGCCTGGACGGCCTCACCCGGGAGAAGGGCCGCACCTTCCGCTGGAAGGGCAAGTACGGCTTCCAGCTGAACGAGGCCCAGACGCTGGACACCCAGCTCAACGTCTTCCAGGACTTCGCCCCCAAGCTGCCCGAGGCCTACAAGGGCGCCCCCTACGTCTTCCTGGGCAACATCCACCCGGAGCTCCAGTCCCAGGTGCTGGATCAGGTGAAGGGCCCGAAGCTGGTGGCCGCCGACACCATGAACTTCTGGATCAACGGCACCCGCGAGGCCCTGCTCAAGACGCTCAAGCGGGTGAACCTGCTCTTCGTCAATGACGCGGAGATCCGCCAGCTCTCCGGCGAGCACAACATCGTCAAGGCCGCCCGCGCCGTGCACACCATGGGCCCCTCGCGCGTGGTGGTAAAGCGCGGCGAGTACGGCGCGCTCCTCTTCGAGAAGGACCACATCTTCGCCTGCCCCGCCTTCCCGCTGGAGGACGTGTTCGATCCCACCGGCGCGGGGGACACCTTCGCCGGCGGCTTCATGGGCACCCTGGCCACCGCCGGCCGCTTCGAGCCCGATGTCATCCGCCGCGCCATGGTCATGGGCAGCGTCATGGCCTCGTTCGCCGTCGAGCGCTTCAGCCTGGACCGCCTGCGCGATCTCACCCAGCCCGAGATTCACAAGCGCTTCAGTGAATTCAAGCGGTTGACCCACTTCGAAGACCTGGCAGCCCTGCAGGCCTGA